One Pomacea canaliculata isolate SZHN2017 linkage group LG9, ASM307304v1, whole genome shotgun sequence DNA segment encodes these proteins:
- the LOC112571697 gene encoding ankyrin repeat domain-containing protein 23-like, with translation MARHLIEAIKKGDVEQAKYFLLIEKYGCVDCQTVRRDGTALFWACAKGFLELVQLLMTKGASVNARNSYNATPLLAAADRNRYHIMRLLIQHGADVNAQTTSGDTPCHLAAYRGHREAVKVLVEAGADLEMTNARFRTPYDDAERQGHFDLLPLLDAANQNCKANHRNPPHQSGLTR, from the exons ATGGCTCGACATCTAATCGAAGCGATCAAGAAGGGTGATGTCGAACAAGcgaaatattttcttctcatcgAAAAGTACGGCTGTGTGGATTGTCAAACGGTCAGGAGGGATGGAACGGCGCTGTTCTGGGCCTGTGCCAAAGGGTTTCTGGAACTTGTACAGTTGCTCATGACGAAAGGTGCCAGTGTCAATGCCAGAAACAGTTACAATGCCACGCCACTGCTGGCTGCAGCGGACCGTAATCGCTACCACATCATGAG ATTGCTAATCCAACATGGCGCAGACGTGAACGCGCAGACGACGAGTGGGGACACGCCCTGCCACCTGGCGGCGTACCGAGGACACCGGGAGGCTGTCAAAGTCCTGGTGGAGGCCGGAGCTGACCTGGAGATGACCAACGCCAGGTTCCGCACACCTTACGACGACGCCGAGCGCCAGGGTCACTTCGACCTCCTGCCACTGCTGGACGCCGCCAATCAAAACT GTAAAGCAAATCACCGAAACCCACCACATCAGTCGGGTCTAACCCGATGA
- the LOC112571696 gene encoding uncharacterized protein LOC112571696: MNHWYFDTFEGTPEPQPQDPCAIITTTGAAGHHRLVLHSHRNIVAFSRVMVPRTTSTTQGFFLNSPFGSAIGHIGLSLYTGMKRVVMDARAGTPMDMAEFVCLALWEEQCTSAVIPPYLILQVAKKFVQTETAQKIMFIGVTGEKVNLPTIEAALNIGHVAVVSLVTAELFLTTLWMVTKAKEFRDCCVGAPIPSVQVRIVNDIGVPVPNGIKGNVEIRTPLIFRGYAHDLEATDACFTKDGYFKTNDLGWLMGDMLFVEGRRHDIITRGSLSFYPAWLEAAIEKCPGVVQAIVVGIPHEKLHQEICACVLTSNKDLTMTTIREFVENNFFKSPRPRFYLHFDKFPENQSDKANRDELALIAMRRLQ, from the exons ATGAACCACTGGTATTTCGACACGTTCGAAGGCACTCCAGAGCCGCAGCCGCAAGACCCCTGCGCCATCATCACCACGACTGGCGCCGCGGGTCATCATCGTCTGGTGCTGCACTCGCACCGCAACATCGTCGCCTTCTCGCGGGTCATGGTGCCCcgcaccacctccaccacacaAGGCTTCTTCCTCAACTCACCTTTCGGCTCGGCCATCGGGCACATTGGGCTGTCCTTGTACACCG GAATGAAGCGAGTTGTGATGGACGCCCGGGCAGGCACGCCAATGGACATGGCCGAGTTTGTGTGTCTGGCTCTGTGGGAGGAGCAATGCACCAGCGCCGTTATCCCCCCGTACCTCATCCTCCAAGTGGCCAAAAAGTTCGTCCAAACGGAAACTGCGCAGAAAATCATGTTCATCGGGGTCACGGGTGAAAAG GTCAACCTCCCGACGATCGAAGCGGCGCTGAACATCGGTCACGTGGCAGTGGTGTCCCTGGTCACCGCTGAACTCTTCCTCACCACCCTGTGGATGGTAACCAAGGCCAAGGAATTCCGGGACTGCTGCGTGGGCGCTCCCATCCCCAGCGTGCAGGTTCGCATCGTCAACGACATCGGGGTGCCCGTGCCCAACGGGATCAAGGGAAACGTGGAGATACGCACCCCGTTGATTTTCAGG GGGTATGCTCACGACTTGGAGGCCACGGATGCTTGCTTCACTAAAGATGGTTACTTCAAAACAAACGACCTCGGGTGGCTGATGGGAGACATGCTGTTCGTGGAGGGACGTCGCCATGACATCATCACTCGTGGCAGTCTCAGCTTTTACCCGGCCTGGCTGGAGGCCGCCATCGAGAAGTGTCCTGGTGTGGTGCAGGCAATAGTCGTTGGCATCCCCCACGAGAAATTGCACCAGGagatctgcgcatgcgtcttGACCTCGAATAAAGATCTCACGATGACCACT attcgaGAATTCGTGGAGAACAACTTTTTCAAATCCCCCCGACCTCGATTCTATCTTCACTTCGACAAATTTCCTGAGAACCAGTCGGACAAAGCAAACAGAGATGAGTTGGCGCTCATTGCGATGCGCCGACTTCAGTAG